Proteins co-encoded in one Desulfovibrio inopinatus DSM 10711 genomic window:
- a CDS encoding glutamate synthase-related protein translates to MQPDRPITPSTLSVKDLPWQVDWDIHTCTLCGRCTSVCPVSAIELGVFRKRKIVTPAALRDKARNEISVYYGIRQRTDPAYACIGCGMCNMVCPNNAIKPQLETHSTTLKFQNNRGGQPRTRGGRRNTGESLLDQMKFIRISMLTDPALDAGRHEFEMRTLLGRVMPPEEGLKSFQEHEWTPPVREIYPLVIGSMSFGALSPNMWEGLQMGVAYLNEEMGMPVRICSGEGGCPPRLLRSRFLKYVILQIASGYFGWDEIIHAIPDMKEDPCAIEIKYGQGAKPGDGGLLMWYKVNKLIAAIRGVPTGVSLPSPPTHQTQYSIEESVAKMIQSMSMAWGFRVPVYPKISASSTSLAVLNNLVRNPYAAGLAIDGEDGGTGAAYNVSMNHMGYPIASNLRDCYQNLVKVGRQNEIPLIAGGGIGKNGNLAANAAALIMLGASVVQVGKYVMQAGAGCLGSEADRCNVCNIGVCPKGITSQDPRIYRRLDPEKVAERVVDFYLAFDAELRKIVAPLGRSTSLPIGMSDALGISDYHAAERLQIKYVV, encoded by the coding sequence ATGCAGCCAGATCGACCCATTACCCCGTCCACACTAAGCGTCAAAGACCTGCCTTGGCAGGTGGACTGGGATATCCATACCTGCACGTTGTGCGGGCGCTGCACATCGGTCTGTCCGGTCAGCGCCATTGAACTCGGCGTTTTCCGAAAACGTAAAATTGTGACGCCGGCCGCTCTGCGCGACAAGGCACGCAATGAGATTTCGGTCTATTACGGTATCCGTCAACGCACTGACCCGGCCTATGCCTGCATCGGTTGTGGAATGTGCAATATGGTCTGCCCCAACAATGCCATCAAGCCCCAACTTGAAACGCATTCCACCACATTGAAGTTTCAGAATAACCGGGGAGGGCAGCCCAGAACACGCGGTGGTCGACGCAATACCGGAGAAAGCCTGCTTGACCAGATGAAGTTCATCCGTATTTCCATGTTGACCGACCCGGCGTTGGACGCTGGACGTCACGAATTTGAAATGCGTACTTTGCTTGGTCGAGTCATGCCGCCTGAAGAAGGTCTCAAGTCCTTTCAGGAACACGAATGGACACCGCCGGTTCGTGAAATTTATCCGCTTGTCATCGGCTCCATGAGCTTTGGCGCGCTTTCTCCCAACATGTGGGAAGGCTTGCAGATGGGCGTTGCCTACCTCAACGAGGAAATGGGCATGCCGGTACGCATCTGCTCTGGTGAAGGCGGATGCCCACCGCGTTTGTTGCGGTCACGATTTCTCAAATATGTCATTTTGCAGATCGCCAGCGGCTACTTCGGCTGGGACGAAATCATCCATGCCATTCCGGATATGAAGGAAGATCCCTGCGCCATTGAAATCAAATATGGTCAGGGCGCAAAACCCGGTGATGGTGGCTTGCTCATGTGGTATAAGGTGAACAAGCTTATTGCGGCCATTCGCGGTGTTCCCACCGGGGTGAGCCTGCCGAGCCCACCGACCCACCAGACGCAGTATTCCATTGAGGAATCCGTTGCCAAGATGATCCAGTCCATGAGCATGGCCTGGGGATTCCGTGTCCCGGTGTACCCGAAAATTTCGGCGTCTTCGACCTCGCTTGCCGTATTGAACAACCTCGTACGCAACCCCTATGCCGCTGGTCTTGCTATCGACGGCGAAGATGGTGGCACGGGCGCGGCTTACAACGTTTCGATGAACCACATGGGGTATCCCATCGCCAGCAACCTGCGCGATTGTTATCAGAACCTCGTTAAAGTTGGTCGTCAAAACGAGATTCCGCTTATCGCTGGCGGGGGTATCGGCAAAAATGGCAACCTTGCCGCCAATGCTGCCGCGCTCATTATGCTCGGCGCGAGTGTGGTTCAGGTCGGCAAGTACGTTATGCAGGCCGGTGCCGGTTGCCTTGGTTCCGAGGCAGACCGTTGTAATGTCTGTAACATCGGCGTTTGCCCGAAAGGCATCACCTCCCAGGATCCCCGTATTTATCGTCGGCTCGATCCGGAGAAAGTGGCTGAGCGCGTTGTGGATTTCTACCTGGCCTTCGATGCGGAGTTGCGCAAAATTGTCGCTCCGCTTGGTCGTTCCACGTCGCTTCCCATCGGCATGTCCGACGCATTGGGCATCAGCGACTATCACGCCGCCGAACGGCTGCAGATCAAGTATGTGGTCTAG
- a CDS encoding RlmE family RNA methyltransferase, with protein MKKYQDHYFKRAKQENYPARSVYKLQEIEKQCHIFKAGQVVLDMGAAPGSWTLYAAKKVGPYGRVLSVDIQETQTEFPDNVTFLVHDVFEPEGALQELYEQYSPFDIVLSDMAPKTTGIKFTDQCNSLELCESALEVAKERLKPGGHFVVKIFQGPDIKAYTDSLRPLFTKVKTIKPKSSRSESKEVFIVGLGAKPQ; from the coding sequence ATGAAGAAATATCAGGATCATTATTTTAAACGGGCCAAACAGGAAAACTATCCTGCACGGTCTGTCTACAAGCTTCAGGAAATCGAAAAGCAGTGCCATATATTCAAGGCCGGGCAGGTCGTGCTTGATATGGGGGCGGCACCGGGTTCCTGGACATTGTATGCGGCAAAGAAAGTTGGGCCATACGGACGTGTGTTGTCGGTTGATATCCAAGAAACACAAACGGAATTTCCCGACAATGTGACGTTTCTCGTTCACGATGTTTTTGAACCCGAAGGCGCACTACAGGAGTTGTACGAACAGTACAGTCCGTTCGACATCGTCTTGAGTGATATGGCTCCCAAAACAACGGGCATTAAATTCACAGACCAGTGCAATTCTTTGGAATTGTGTGAAAGTGCTTTGGAGGTGGCGAAAGAGCGCCTCAAACCAGGAGGCCATTTTGTCGTCAAAATTTTTCAGGGACCGGATATAAAAGCCTACACAGATTCCCTGCGCCCGCTTTTTACCAAGGTGAAGACCATCAAACCGAAAAGTTCTCGCTCCGAAAGCAAAGAAGTGTTCATCGTGGGGCTTGGAGCGAAACCACAATAA
- a CDS encoding YebC/PmpR family DNA-binding transcriptional regulator, with amino-acid sequence MAGHSKWHNIQARKSVQDAKRGKIFTKITKELMLAAKAGGADTALNNRLKTAIAAAKSVNLPKDKLEMAIKKGTGELAGENFEEVMYEGYGPGGVAILVEAATDNRNRTVAEVRHIMSKKGGSMGEAGCVGWMFEKKGVLTFDATKYTEEQVLEVGLEAGVDDVIADEETVEAHVAPEDFSGAQQAFDDAGMEYQSELSLLPQNTIGVDKETGTKLVALLEALEDNDDVQKVYSNFDLPDDFFDDME; translated from the coding sequence ATGGCCGGACATAGTAAATGGCATAATATTCAGGCGCGGAAATCCGTTCAGGATGCCAAGCGTGGAAAAATATTCACCAAGATCACAAAAGAGCTCATGCTCGCCGCCAAGGCTGGTGGTGCTGATACGGCACTGAACAATCGCCTGAAAACCGCCATTGCCGCGGCAAAATCAGTGAACTTACCCAAAGATAAGCTCGAAATGGCCATCAAAAAAGGCACGGGCGAACTGGCCGGAGAAAATTTCGAAGAGGTTATGTACGAAGGCTACGGTCCCGGTGGCGTCGCTATTTTGGTTGAAGCCGCTACGGACAACCGCAACCGAACCGTCGCTGAAGTCCGCCACATCATGAGCAAGAAGGGCGGATCCATGGGTGAAGCCGGCTGTGTCGGCTGGATGTTCGAGAAGAAAGGCGTCCTGACGTTCGACGCCACCAAATATACCGAAGAACAAGTTCTTGAAGTGGGCTTGGAGGCCGGTGTCGATGATGTTATTGCGGACGAAGAAACCGTAGAAGCGCATGTGGCACCGGAAGATTTTTCGGGCGCACAACAAGCCTTCGACGATGCTGGCATGGAATACCAGAGTGAGCTTTCGTTGTTGCCGCAAAACACGATTGGCGTCGACAAAGAAACTGGGACCAAGCTCGTCGCGCTGTTGGAAGCTCTTGAAGACAATGACGACGTGCAAAAAGTCTATTCCAACTTCGATCTTCCTGATGATTTTTTTGATGACATGGAATAA
- a CDS encoding calcium-binding protein — protein MTEIIGTIYDDYLVGTDGEDSIYGLEGNDTLRGEGGNDFINGGDGNDDIDGGSGGDRIDGGNGDDDIYGGGGDDNISGGAGNDDLSGGDGQNVIHGEEGDDEITGGNNNDGLSGGDGHDYINAMNGNDTIDGGEGNDTLKGGWGADKIHGGDGDDRISGGENPDQLFGDDGDDHLDVGDEIYGEQNELAVGGNGNDAVIGGDGDDLLIGDGTSSSTGHGNDSVIGNAGDDFMFGGGYADELSGGDGDDMLYGDMDYIYNPYGSTMQMSSVQGDDTIEGGNGHDIIYGDGGDDMLYGDAGDDLLIGGAGADILNGGDGIDTVDYSDSLAGISITFSPAGHGSGGDAQGDILWDIENVTGSDYNDEIEGNFEDNTLLGGNGDDNLSGGDGDDQLSGGDGEDELYGDDGDDVLYVDADDKVIDGGAGTDVAVVDGSFDMTPYNSETLTGIEQWQGGSNNDTITGGDDADTVFGLDGDDELYGNGGNDILSGGDGSDELRGDAGNDQLLGGDGVDELYGGAGDDILVADSSDTVIDGGDGTDTVYVSGTFDISAVATLLGIEKWQGSSDGDTITGDENDNTIYGMAGVDKLYGGAGDDALSGGDGADELYGEDGNDILAVDADDTVVDGGDGTDIGLVDGAFDMSASHVTVTSIEQWQGGSNDDTITGDADDNTIFGMDGDDVLNGGAGDDDLNGGDGADEINGGDGTDALTGGAGADALDGGAGIDIAYYNNSSAAVTVDLSTGTGTGGDADGDTLANIEVVVASNNADTLIGNDSDNALYGQGGDDVITAGAGYDTLDGDAGNDILIGGDGGDDLIGGDGNDELDGGAGADALDGGAGFDTAYYDTSSSAVTVNLTTGSGTGGDAQGDTLTNIENIVGSASGDSLTGDAGNNTIYGMDGNDILEGAAGTDYLQGGDGDDYYVFGTGSGYDVVIEDQSGDLDFAYLTDITSVGIYKDGDDLLVAANDFDDVMVIQDFYGASSYSVEYFYFASTDSMYSAATIAGIAVDITE, from the coding sequence ATGACGGAAATAATCGGAACGATTTACGACGACTATTTAGTAGGAACCGACGGCGAAGACTCCATCTACGGTCTTGAAGGCAATGATACCCTCCGAGGAGAAGGCGGAAACGATTTTATCAATGGCGGCGATGGGAATGATGACATTGATGGCGGCAGTGGGGGTGATCGCATTGATGGCGGCAATGGCGACGACGACATATACGGCGGTGGTGGCGACGACAACATCTCCGGTGGGGCAGGCAACGACGACCTGAGTGGCGGCGACGGACAGAACGTCATCCATGGAGAGGAAGGGGACGACGAGATTACCGGCGGCAACAACAATGATGGGCTTTCGGGTGGTGATGGTCATGATTATATTAACGCCATGAACGGAAATGACACCATTGACGGCGGCGAAGGCAATGACACACTCAAAGGAGGCTGGGGTGCCGACAAAATCCACGGGGGCGACGGGGATGACCGTATTTCCGGCGGCGAAAACCCGGATCAGCTCTTTGGAGACGATGGAGACGATCATCTCGACGTGGGTGATGAGATCTACGGAGAACAAAACGAACTGGCCGTTGGGGGGAATGGAAACGACGCCGTGATCGGTGGGGATGGGGACGACCTCTTGATAGGAGACGGAACATCGTCATCGACCGGTCATGGCAATGATTCCGTTATTGGGAACGCTGGTGATGATTTTATGTTCGGCGGCGGATACGCCGATGAACTGAGCGGTGGCGACGGAGACGATATGCTCTACGGAGATATGGACTATATTTATAACCCATACGGCAGCACCATGCAGATGTCGAGTGTCCAGGGAGACGACACGATTGAAGGTGGCAACGGGCATGACATCATTTACGGCGATGGCGGAGACGACATGCTGTATGGTGACGCTGGCGACGACCTTCTGATCGGTGGGGCCGGTGCGGATATCCTCAACGGTGGAGACGGCATTGACACTGTCGATTACAGTGATTCCTTAGCCGGTATTAGTATTACGTTCTCTCCGGCAGGACATGGAAGCGGCGGGGATGCTCAAGGCGACATCCTGTGGGACATAGAAAACGTGACCGGCTCAGATTATAACGACGAGATTGAAGGAAACTTCGAGGATAATACTCTTCTTGGAGGCAATGGGGACGACAACCTCTCCGGTGGTGACGGCGATGACCAACTTTCTGGCGGCGACGGAGAGGATGAGCTTTATGGAGACGATGGCGATGACGTTCTTTATGTCGATGCCGACGACAAAGTCATTGATGGCGGCGCGGGGACCGATGTCGCTGTAGTTGATGGCTCTTTTGACATGACTCCCTATAACTCAGAAACATTAACCGGCATCGAACAATGGCAAGGCGGCAGCAATAACGACACTATCACTGGGGGTGACGATGCCGATACCGTTTTCGGCCTGGACGGAGATGACGAGCTCTACGGGAACGGAGGGAATGATATCTTGAGTGGTGGTGACGGAAGCGATGAACTTCGTGGCGATGCAGGCAACGATCAACTTCTCGGCGGCGACGGAGTCGACGAACTGTACGGCGGTGCTGGGGACGATATTCTTGTGGCCGATAGCAGCGATACCGTTATTGATGGTGGAGACGGCACCGACACGGTTTATGTCAGCGGCACCTTTGATATCAGTGCCGTTGCGACGTTGCTCGGCATCGAAAAATGGCAAGGCAGTAGCGACGGCGACACCATCACCGGCGACGAAAACGACAATACGATTTACGGCATGGCCGGAGTCGACAAACTGTACGGTGGCGCGGGCGACGATGCGCTGAGTGGTGGTGATGGAGCCGATGAATTGTATGGTGAAGACGGCAACGACATTCTTGCGGTCGACGCCGACGATACCGTTGTTGACGGTGGTGACGGCACGGATATTGGCCTTGTCGATGGTGCCTTCGACATGAGCGCTTCGCACGTCACCGTCACCAGTATCGAACAGTGGCAAGGTGGCAGTAACGACGACACCATCACCGGGGACGCGGACGACAATACCATCTTCGGCATGGATGGAGACGACGTGCTCAACGGCGGCGCGGGGGATGATGACCTGAACGGCGGCGACGGAGCCGATGAGATCAATGGCGGCGATGGCACCGATGCCCTCACCGGCGGAGCCGGAGCCGACGCCCTGGATGGCGGAGCGGGCATCGACATTGCCTACTACAACAATTCGTCCGCGGCGGTCACCGTCGACTTATCCACCGGCACCGGCACTGGAGGCGATGCCGACGGCGATACCCTGGCCAACATCGAAGTCGTGGTTGCCTCCAACAACGCCGACACGCTTATCGGCAACGATTCCGATAATGCATTGTACGGCCAAGGTGGTGACGATGTTATCACCGCCGGAGCTGGATACGATACGCTGGACGGCGATGCAGGGAATGATATCCTGATCGGTGGCGATGGCGGCGACGACCTGATCGGCGGCGATGGCAATGACGAGCTGGACGGCGGCGCGGGTGCTGACGCCCTGGATGGAGGAGCTGGATTCGACACGGCCTACTATGACACGTCTTCGAGCGCCGTCACGGTCAATTTGACAACAGGAAGCGGTACCGGAGGCGACGCCCAAGGCGACACCCTGACCAACATCGAAAACATCGTGGGTTCCGCCTCCGGCGATTCCCTCACCGGAGATGCAGGCAATAATACCATTTACGGTATGGATGGAAACGACATTCTGGAAGGCGCAGCGGGTACCGACTACCTGCAAGGCGGCGATGGAGATGATTATTACGTTTTCGGCACCGGCTCGGGCTACGATGTCGTTATCGAAGACCAAAGCGGTGATCTGGATTTTGCCTATCTGACAGACATCACATCCGTCGGCATCTATAAAGACGGCGATGACCTCCTTGTCGCCGCCAATGATTTTGATGATGTCATGGTTATCCAAGACTTTTATGGAGCGTCTTCATACTCCGTTGAATACTTCTACTTTGCCAGCACAGACAGCATGTATTCAGCAGCAACCATCGCCGGCATCGCTGTAGATATCACCGAATAA
- the ruvC gene encoding crossover junction endodeoxyribonuclease RuvC codes for MTAPRPGNGVVVLGLDPGSRVMGYGLVRETSGVLSFVDAGCLRIGAEPDFAVRLGRIFTHVRDLIAREQPDAAAVENVFLAKNTASALKLGQARGAALAACAVANVPVHGYDPTVIKKSLVGVGRAEKSQVAFMVARLLGHKKTLAADASDALAAAVCHLNHHRMRMLSRLK; via the coding sequence GTGACGGCTCCGCGTCCTGGAAATGGCGTGGTTGTACTTGGGCTTGATCCCGGTTCCCGTGTCATGGGATACGGTCTTGTGCGGGAAACGTCGGGCGTGTTGTCCTTTGTGGATGCGGGATGTCTTCGCATTGGCGCAGAACCGGATTTCGCGGTTCGTTTAGGACGAATTTTTACGCATGTGCGCGATCTTATTGCCCGGGAACAACCCGATGCGGCCGCCGTTGAAAATGTGTTTCTCGCCAAAAACACCGCGTCGGCTTTAAAACTTGGTCAGGCTCGTGGTGCAGCGTTAGCGGCATGTGCTGTCGCAAACGTCCCGGTCCACGGGTACGATCCTACCGTTATCAAAAAGAGCCTTGTCGGCGTCGGGCGGGCAGAAAAGAGCCAAGTGGCATTTATGGTGGCTCGTCTGCTCGGTCATAAGAAGACCTTGGCTGCCGACGCGTCTGATGCCCTAGCCGCGGCGGTGTGTCATCTTAACCATCATCGCATGCGTATGCTAAGCAGGCTGAAATGA
- a CDS encoding glycosyltransferase family protein — translation MTKSLRPLRLRVRNELGQMRTLMSGPKQYLRQDAGSGPYLCLGLGPNPTDMCTRLVHDDGLSTPKPKVYYIESEDTLSQWTPSQRAQFMAAIPGDWTRIKPDQITQHHFGRVYAYQHGMSLFPSFWGPLWANLLFPVPTGHITEQSIALVGDAKGLLVQEIHTALHALGLNVHRINPEITHEDLNDLLANARPRLFLSVNFQGFDDHGLLFERLTAANIPCATWCVDNPFHLISRLKAPYWKRLHLFITDSWFLAPLKAHGAEQVYHLPLAVDPSIFHPGHAAPQPSLTAPLFVGRSAFPGKDAFFAGCRVPDNILRHAEDMIRHGTRPDFDWWMSTLGQSSLWPGKTVRTLGFAAETASLSLRTAVLSNVSKHCGLTVIGDEGWHDRLPHGTDLRPPVDYYGALSSFYEHAPITLNLTSLLLPHGLTQRHFDVFASGGLLVTDNTPGLSLFPKDLTHPITFSSPDQAPTTIQRLLAKPSLCTTLREDWKTLLFRDHTYTKRLQTLFDTMSIIFS, via the coding sequence ATGACAAAATCACTTCGTCCACTCCGATTACGTGTCCGTAATGAACTCGGCCAAATGCGAACGCTCATGTCCGGTCCCAAGCAATATCTTCGTCAGGATGCCGGTTCAGGCCCATATCTGTGCCTTGGTCTTGGTCCCAACCCTACCGATATGTGCACTCGTCTTGTCCATGATGACGGACTATCAACTCCGAAGCCAAAGGTTTATTATATAGAAAGCGAAGACACGCTGTCACAGTGGACTCCCAGCCAACGTGCGCAGTTCATGGCCGCCATCCCAGGCGACTGGACGCGCATAAAACCAGACCAAATTACACAACACCATTTTGGCCGTGTTTATGCGTATCAGCATGGCATGTCACTCTTTCCATCGTTTTGGGGACCGCTATGGGCGAACTTACTGTTTCCGGTGCCAACCGGTCATATTACGGAGCAATCGATTGCGCTTGTCGGAGACGCGAAAGGATTACTCGTCCAGGAAATTCACACAGCACTGCATGCACTTGGTTTGAATGTGCATCGGATCAATCCGGAGATAACTCACGAAGACCTCAACGATCTCCTGGCCAATGCACGACCACGTCTTTTTCTCAGTGTCAACTTCCAAGGCTTTGACGATCATGGACTCCTCTTCGAACGTTTGACAGCGGCGAACATCCCCTGTGCAACCTGGTGCGTGGACAACCCTTTCCACCTGATCAGTCGACTCAAAGCGCCGTATTGGAAACGACTCCATTTATTTATCACCGACAGTTGGTTTCTCGCGCCTTTAAAAGCACACGGCGCCGAGCAAGTCTATCATTTACCGTTGGCGGTTGACCCCTCGATTTTCCATCCGGGGCACGCTGCACCGCAGCCATCCCTTACCGCACCACTCTTTGTCGGACGAAGCGCGTTTCCCGGTAAAGACGCGTTTTTTGCTGGATGCCGAGTCCCTGACAATATTCTGCGCCACGCTGAAGATATGATACGGCATGGCACACGACCGGACTTCGACTGGTGGATGTCGACACTCGGACAATCATCACTGTGGCCGGGTAAGACTGTACGAACTCTCGGCTTTGCCGCGGAAACGGCCTCCCTCTCTCTTCGTACGGCCGTTCTGTCCAACGTGAGCAAACATTGCGGACTCACCGTTATAGGCGATGAGGGGTGGCACGACCGATTGCCCCATGGCACGGATTTGCGTCCTCCAGTGGACTATTACGGAGCACTCAGCAGTTTTTATGAACATGCCCCAATAACGCTCAATTTGACCAGCCTCCTTCTTCCACATGGCCTGACGCAACGCCACTTCGACGTTTTTGCTAGCGGAGGTCTGCTCGTCACGGACAATACGCCGGGACTCTCTCTCTTTCCTAAAGACCTGACACACCCCATAACGTTCTCGTCCCCCGACCAAGCACCAACGACCATACAACGGCTGCTGGCCAAACCATCCTTATGCACCACTCTCCGCGAAGACTGGAAAACTCTCCTTTTCCGAGACCACACCTATACGAAACGCCTCCAAACACTTTTCGACACAATGTCGATAATTTTTTCTTGA
- a CDS encoding FAD-dependent oxidoreductase, with the protein MATNTTVFLSGQEDGRRVESRILEERIQRAVLEGARQLEVEAYGQHGIGGRLWISKDEPIHVKVTGSPGQRLGSKGAFGTTIEIMGPVSDDVGWLNAGANIIVHGNASNGACNAMAQGKVFVGGNLGARGMTMTKTNPRFDPPELWVLGSVGDYFAEFMAGGTAVVCGYESQNAANVLGYRPCVGMVGGRIFVRGKHMGFSQVDAKSEAIDDETWNWFTDNLATYLSAIGKSDILDSLTVRDEWQLIVARSPFEKLGKKRKSMSDFRAEVWDKELGQGGLIGDLTDIDRAPIPLVVNGEMRRYVPVWENRKYMPPCQMSCPTGMPVQERWRLVRAGLVDEAVDLALAYTPFPATVCGYLCPNLCMQGCTRGKGNMQPIDITQIGRQGVHSRVPDLPELSGKRVAVIGGGASGLSVAWQIRLKGHEAVVFDMAETLGGKIASAIPDSRIPKEVLSAELERVKKVLPHVKLNNKMTKDEFQALREDYDFIVLAVGTQKPRIVPIEGKELLVPALTFLKDAKRGDVKVGKKVVIIGAGNVGCDVATEAARFGAEEITLIDIQKPAAFGKEKHDAEAVGATFRWPCYTDKVTKDGVLLKTGELLAADTVIISIGDQPDLDFLPENIATERGHVVVNDNFMTTDNKVFAIGDIVRPGLLTHAIGHGRQAAQVIDDILREKRPQPDTRCMIDVSRMTLEYFDPRLTEFNDLNQCASECSSCGACRDCGLCENICPQSAISRKALANKEFEMVSDPDKCIGCGFCANACPCGVWSMQENTPIG; encoded by the coding sequence ATGGCTACGAACACAACCGTATTTTTAAGCGGCCAGGAAGACGGCCGGCGGGTTGAATCGCGTATCCTTGAGGAGCGCATCCAACGCGCCGTTCTCGAGGGCGCTCGTCAACTCGAAGTGGAAGCCTATGGCCAACATGGTATTGGCGGAAGGCTATGGATATCCAAAGACGAACCCATTCACGTAAAAGTCACGGGATCACCGGGACAACGGCTTGGGTCAAAAGGAGCTTTCGGCACAACCATCGAAATCATGGGACCAGTGTCCGATGATGTCGGCTGGCTGAATGCCGGGGCCAATATTATTGTACATGGCAATGCATCCAACGGTGCCTGTAACGCCATGGCGCAAGGCAAGGTTTTTGTTGGCGGCAACCTCGGTGCCCGCGGCATGACCATGACCAAAACCAACCCCCGATTCGATCCCCCTGAACTTTGGGTGCTCGGTTCCGTCGGCGACTATTTTGCCGAATTCATGGCCGGGGGGACGGCCGTAGTCTGTGGATATGAATCCCAGAATGCTGCCAATGTGTTGGGATATCGTCCGTGTGTCGGTATGGTCGGAGGACGCATCTTCGTCCGTGGTAAACACATGGGCTTTTCGCAAGTCGATGCCAAAAGCGAAGCCATTGACGATGAAACCTGGAATTGGTTCACCGACAATCTGGCTACCTACCTCAGTGCCATCGGCAAGTCCGACATATTGGACTCGCTGACCGTGCGCGACGAATGGCAACTCATTGTCGCACGAAGCCCCTTTGAAAAACTGGGCAAGAAACGGAAGTCCATGTCCGATTTCCGCGCGGAAGTGTGGGACAAGGAATTGGGGCAGGGCGGTCTTATCGGCGACTTGACCGACATTGACCGTGCACCCATCCCGTTGGTCGTCAACGGCGAGATGCGTCGTTACGTTCCCGTATGGGAAAACAGAAAATATATGCCTCCCTGTCAGATGAGCTGCCCCACCGGCATGCCCGTCCAGGAACGCTGGCGTCTTGTCCGGGCTGGATTGGTTGACGAAGCCGTTGACCTCGCCCTGGCCTACACCCCGTTCCCGGCAACGGTCTGTGGGTACCTGTGCCCCAACCTGTGCATGCAGGGTTGTACACGTGGCAAAGGCAATATGCAGCCTATCGACATCACCCAAATCGGCCGTCAAGGCGTGCATAGCCGCGTTCCTGATTTGCCGGAACTGTCAGGAAAACGCGTGGCCGTCATCGGTGGTGGCGCGTCCGGCCTGTCTGTTGCCTGGCAGATTCGCTTGAAAGGCCATGAAGCGGTGGTCTTCGATATGGCTGAAACCCTCGGGGGGAAAATCGCTTCGGCCATTCCGGACAGCCGTATTCCGAAGGAAGTGCTGTCGGCTGAACTGGAGCGTGTGAAAAAAGTCCTGCCTCACGTCAAGCTGAACAACAAGATGACGAAGGACGAATTTCAGGCTCTTCGTGAAGACTATGATTTCATCGTCCTGGCCGTGGGAACACAAAAACCGCGTATTGTCCCTATTGAAGGCAAGGAACTGCTTGTTCCCGCATTGACCTTCCTCAAAGACGCTAAACGCGGAGACGTCAAGGTCGGCAAAAAGGTTGTTATTATCGGTGCCGGGAACGTGGGCTGCGACGTGGCCACGGAAGCCGCTCGATTCGGTGCGGAAGAGATCACACTGATCGATATCCAGAAACCGGCCGCCTTCGGGAAGGAAAAACATGACGCTGAAGCCGTGGGTGCCACCTTCCGTTGGCCGTGCTACACGGATAAAGTCACCAAAGACGGTGTGCTGCTCAAAACCGGTGAATTGCTGGCCGCCGATACGGTCATCATCTCCATCGGTGACCAGCCCGACCTGGATTTCCTGCCGGAAAACATTGCCACGGAACGCGGTCATGTTGTGGTCAACGACAACTTCATGACGACGGACAACAAGGTCTTTGCCATCGGTGACATTGTGCGCCCCGGTCTGTTGACCCACGCTATTGGCCATGGTCGTCAGGCTGCACAGGTGATTGATGACATTTTACGGGAAAAACGTCCTCAGCCGGATACGCGGTGTATGATCGACGTGAGCCGCATGACGCTGGAATATTTCGATCCGCGTCTTACCGAGTTCAACGACCTGAACCAGTGTGCGTCTGAATGTTCTTCCTGCGGTGCCTGTCGCGACTGCGGTTTGTGCGAGAATATTTGTCCGCAATCGGCCATTAGCCGCAAGGCTCTGGCCAACAAAGAATTCGAAATGGTGTCCGATCCGGACAAGTGCATCGGTTGCGGTTTCTGCGCCAATGCCTGCCCGTGTGGGGTCTGGAGTATGCAGGAAAATACGCCAATCGGATAA